The following proteins are encoded in a genomic region of Streptomyces collinus Tu 365:
- a CDS encoding LysR family transcriptional regulator, whose protein sequence is MDFTDVSLTALRVLRAVAEQGTFTAAAGTLGYTQSAVSRQIAALERAAGAELLERRRDGVRPTAAGRIVLRRATVVLGEIDATARELSGLPGQAGTVRLGWFPSAGAVLVPRALTALRRTDPDLHVSGREGGSTPALVRALRADSLDLAVLASAPPFRPPDAESPPLVLRTLSERPLRLAVPATHPLARGDFADVADLRGQRWIAGSSSGEDRLLGVWPGLDERPEIVLTARDWLAKLHLVAAGCGLTTVPAALAPAVPPGVRVLPVRGGPQEQRRLLLARLPHPPAEAVARVSAALHTAALDLDTPGPA, encoded by the coding sequence ATGGACTTCACGGATGTCTCGCTCACGGCACTGCGCGTCCTGCGCGCGGTGGCCGAACAGGGCACCTTCACCGCGGCCGCGGGCACCCTGGGCTACACCCAGTCGGCGGTGTCCCGGCAGATCGCGGCCCTCGAACGGGCCGCCGGCGCCGAGCTGCTGGAGCGCAGGCGCGACGGCGTACGGCCGACCGCGGCCGGCCGGATCGTCCTGCGCCGAGCCACGGTCGTGCTCGGCGAGATCGACGCGACCGCGCGCGAACTGTCCGGTCTGCCCGGCCAGGCGGGCACGGTCCGGCTCGGCTGGTTCCCGAGCGCCGGCGCCGTGCTGGTGCCGAGGGCCCTGACGGCACTGCGCCGCACCGACCCGGACCTGCACGTCTCGGGCCGAGAGGGCGGCAGCACGCCGGCGCTGGTCCGGGCCCTGCGCGCCGACAGCCTGGACCTCGCCGTGCTGGCGTCGGCGCCGCCGTTCCGTCCGCCGGACGCCGAGTCGCCCCCGCTGGTGCTGCGCACCCTCAGCGAGCGCCCCCTGCGCCTGGCGGTGCCCGCCACCCATCCGCTGGCCCGAGGCGACTTCGCCGACGTCGCCGACCTGCGCGGGCAGCGCTGGATCGCCGGCTCCTCCTCGGGCGAGGACCGGCTGCTGGGCGTCTGGCCGGGTCTGGACGAGCGGCCGGAGATCGTCCTCACGGCACGGGACTGGCTGGCCAAGCTGCATCTCGTGGCGGCCGGTTGCGGTCTGACGACCGTGCCGGCCGCCCTGGCTCCCGCCGTCCCGCCCGGCGTACGGGTCCTGCCGGTCCGCGGGGGCCCGCAGGAACAGCGCCGCCTGCTCCTGGCCCGCCTTCCGCACCCACCGGCCGAAGCGGTCGCCCGCGTGTCGGCGGCCCTGCACACGGCCGCCCTCGACCTCGACACACCGGGGCCGGCCTAG
- a CDS encoding SDR family NAD(P)-dependent oxidoreductase, which produces MNASRIALVTGANQGLGRALVEGLAARLDPADLVLLTGRDPRRVAEAADEVSRLPGTRGRVLGRVLDVTDTDAVGHLAGELRDEYGGVDVVISNAVARVLPDESQAARADEFIDVSNAATHAVLRSFGPVLRPGGRLLVVASSLGTLGHLDPRLHPLFDGASLEQVEHAVESWRRAVRDGTAAEAGWPRWLNVPSKVAQVAAVRAVAAGRRAHDLAAGTLIASVCPGMVDTATSRPWFSDYSQAQSPAEAARTVLGLVFADGADPALYGELVRFGEPLPWPQGAPLVEQDRMLRP; this is translated from the coding sequence ATGAACGCATCGCGCATCGCCCTCGTCACGGGCGCCAACCAGGGACTGGGCCGCGCTCTGGTGGAGGGTCTCGCGGCCCGCCTCGACCCCGCCGACCTGGTGCTGCTGACCGGCCGCGACCCCCGGCGCGTCGCCGAGGCCGCCGACGAGGTGTCCCGCCTGCCGGGTACCCGCGGCCGGGTCCTGGGCCGGGTCCTGGACGTCACCGACACCGACGCCGTCGGCCACCTGGCCGGTGAACTCCGGGACGAGTACGGCGGGGTGGACGTCGTCATCTCCAACGCGGTCGCCCGGGTACTGCCCGACGAGTCGCAGGCCGCGCGCGCCGACGAGTTCATCGACGTCTCCAACGCGGCCACGCACGCGGTGCTGCGCTCCTTCGGGCCGGTGCTGCGCCCGGGCGGCCGGCTGCTGGTCGTGGCCAGCAGCCTGGGCACGCTCGGTCACCTGGACCCGCGGCTGCACCCCTTGTTCGACGGCGCGAGCCTGGAGCAGGTCGAGCACGCCGTCGAGTCCTGGCGCCGCGCCGTCCGCGACGGGACCGCGGCCGAGGCGGGGTGGCCGCGCTGGCTGAACGTGCCGTCCAAGGTGGCCCAGGTCGCCGCCGTCCGCGCGGTCGCCGCCGGACGGCGGGCGCACGACCTCGCGGCCGGCACCCTGATCGCGTCCGTCTGCCCCGGCATGGTGGACACGGCGACCTCCCGCCCCTGGTTCAGCGACTACAGCCAGGCCCAGTCGCCCGCCGAGGCGGCCCGGACCGTGCTCGGTCTGGTGTTCGCCGACGGCGCCGATCCCGCCTTGTACGGCGAACTCGTCCGCTTCGGCGAGCCGCTGCCCTGGCCCCAAGGCGCGCCCCTGGTGGAGCAGGACCGGATGCTCAGGCCGTGA
- a CDS encoding purine-cytosine permease family protein → MSTSAEPRVSGLEVRSIDYVPLNERHGKLWHLGPLWFMSNAQIATLAVGLVSITQGGNLIWSLLAIVAGTVIGTFFMAFHSAQGPQLGLPQMIQSRPQFGYVGALLVWLFAYVQYAGFNVFNSSLAADALHTTLHGSVSLWVIVVTVIALVIALVGYDIIHRAERILTYTFLVIFGVFTVGVLVTLHYPPGSFDLGAFKWTPFLAQFGVVAGYQISWAIYVSDYSRYLPPDVTVRKTFYWTYFGSALGGIWLMVLGALLAAWSGKGFETITSINAAGDKVFDGFGAVVLLFSALGLVSVTALNMYGGSLTLISAIDSFKRVRPTLAVRLLTLGLTAALSLIGALAATSNFLDNFENFLLLVLYLFIPWTSVNLMDYYVVRRGHYAIAEIFNPNGIYGRWGWHGIIAYLVGFVCMIPFFSVGTLYVGPAARALGGADISLFVGLPIAALLYWLLTRSIDVAAETRLAEAEAEALERAAHEHREP, encoded by the coding sequence ATGAGCACATCAGCGGAGCCGAGGGTCTCCGGTCTCGAGGTCCGGTCGATCGACTACGTCCCCCTGAACGAACGGCACGGCAAGCTCTGGCACCTCGGCCCGCTGTGGTTCATGTCGAACGCGCAGATCGCCACCCTCGCGGTGGGGCTGGTCAGCATCACCCAGGGCGGCAACCTCATCTGGTCGCTCCTGGCCATCGTGGCCGGCACCGTCATCGGCACCTTCTTCATGGCCTTCCACTCCGCCCAGGGGCCCCAGCTCGGCCTGCCGCAGATGATCCAGTCCCGGCCGCAGTTCGGCTACGTGGGCGCCCTCCTGGTGTGGCTGTTCGCCTATGTGCAGTACGCGGGGTTCAACGTCTTCAACAGCAGCCTCGCCGCCGACGCCCTGCACACCACCCTGCACGGCTCAGTCAGCCTCTGGGTGATCGTGGTCACGGTGATCGCCCTGGTCATCGCGCTCGTGGGCTACGACATCATCCACCGGGCCGAGCGCATCCTGACCTACACCTTCCTCGTCATCTTCGGCGTCTTCACCGTCGGCGTCCTGGTCACCCTGCACTACCCGCCCGGCTCCTTCGACCTCGGCGCCTTCAAGTGGACGCCGTTCCTGGCCCAGTTCGGCGTGGTGGCCGGCTACCAGATCAGCTGGGCGATCTACGTCTCGGACTACTCGCGCTACCTCCCGCCGGACGTGACCGTCCGCAAGACCTTCTACTGGACCTACTTCGGCTCCGCGCTGGGCGGCATCTGGCTGATGGTCCTCGGCGCGCTGCTGGCGGCGTGGTCCGGCAAGGGCTTCGAGACGATCACGTCCATCAACGCCGCCGGCGACAAGGTGTTCGACGGGTTCGGCGCGGTCGTGCTGCTCTTCTCGGCGCTGGGGCTGGTGTCCGTCACGGCGCTGAACATGTACGGCGGCTCCCTCACCCTCATCAGCGCCATCGACTCGTTCAAGCGGGTGCGGCCGACGCTCGCCGTGCGCCTGCTGACCCTCGGCCTCACCGCCGCACTGTCCCTGATCGGCGCGCTGGCCGCCACCTCCAACTTCCTGGACAACTTCGAGAACTTCCTGCTGCTGGTCCTCTACCTGTTCATCCCGTGGACCTCGGTGAACCTCATGGACTACTACGTGGTGCGCCGCGGGCACTACGCCATCGCCGAGATCTTCAACCCGAACGGCATCTACGGCCGCTGGGGGTGGCACGGCATCATCGCCTACCTGGTGGGCTTCGTCTGCATGATCCCGTTCTTCTCCGTCGGCACCCTGTACGTGGGCCCGGCCGCCCGGGCGCTCGGCGGGGCCGACATCTCCCTGTTCGTCGGGCTGCCGATCGCCGCGCTGCTGTACTGGCTCCTGACCCGCTCGATCGACGTGGCGGCGGAGACCCGGCTGGCCGAGGCAGAGGCCGAGGCACTGGAGCGTGCGGCGCACGAGCACCGGGAGCCCTGA
- a CDS encoding serine hydrolase, with translation MAYLTRFLPQPRTPRGDRPRARGAAATGLLAATASALLAAGTLGLAQPAAAAPAGSTASGSTAASFPASVGAKGEARVTAAVFDLDAPGRGPAVYGTDMPYDTASIIKVDILASVLLKAQDSRHALTAKERAQAEAMIEHSDNAAANALWRRVGLAPGLKAANKRLGLTATQGGPGPKWGLTRTTASDQIRLLRAVFDTGPAPKKGAAPALSDASRAYIRTLMSRVATEQSWGVSAAAGPGAALKNGWLQRDTTGLWDVNSVGRITTGGHHYLVAVLSDGSTSMKDGVALVERAARAAVSATTAH, from the coding sequence ATGGCGTACCTGACCCGCTTCCTGCCGCAGCCGCGCACCCCGCGAGGCGACCGCCCCCGGGCCCGGGGCGCGGCGGCCACCGGTCTGCTCGCGGCCACCGCCTCGGCACTGCTCGCGGCCGGCACGCTCGGCCTGGCCCAGCCGGCCGCCGCGGCGCCGGCCGGCTCCACCGCGAGCGGGTCCACGGCGGCCTCCTTCCCCGCCTCCGTGGGGGCGAAGGGCGAGGCGCGGGTGACGGCCGCGGTCTTCGACCTGGACGCGCCGGGCCGCGGCCCGGCGGTGTACGGCACCGACATGCCCTACGACACGGCGAGCATCATCAAGGTCGACATCCTCGCCTCGGTCCTGCTCAAGGCGCAGGACTCCCGGCACGCCCTGACCGCGAAGGAACGCGCCCAGGCCGAGGCCATGATCGAGCACAGCGACAACGCCGCGGCCAACGCCCTGTGGCGGCGCGTCGGGCTCGCCCCGGGCCTCAAGGCGGCCAACAAGCGGCTGGGGCTGACCGCCACCCAGGGCGGCCCCGGCCCCAAGTGGGGCCTGACCAGGACCACGGCGAGCGACCAGATACGGCTGCTGCGCGCGGTGTTCGACACCGGTCCGGCGCCGAAGAAGGGCGCGGCGCCGGCGCTCAGCGACGCGTCCCGGGCCTACATCCGCACGCTGATGAGCCGGGTCGCCACCGAGCAGTCCTGGGGTGTCTCGGCGGCCGCCGGCCCCGGGGCGGCGCTGAAGAACGGCTGGCTGCAGCGGGACACCACCGGGCTGTGGGACGTCAACAGCGTCGGCCGGATCACCACCGGCGGCCACCACTACCTCGTCGCGGTCCTGTCCGACGGCAGCACGTCGATGAAGGACGGTGTCGCGCTGGTGGAACGCGCGGCGCGGGCCGCCGTCTCCGCGACGACGGCCCACTGA
- a CDS encoding DUF4232 domain-containing protein → MQHRTTVRVTASAAAAVAAALSLTACRPGDGGGASGAPAKTPTTATARATASHPATPAAETSRPATGGGSAHTGAPATSAPASAGSGAPGGTVPACAATALEASAYQAADRPSGTGVGSAVIQFANTSGKACTLEGHPTVAGAGNGSPQHNRPLTVTPTGTAASVRVAPGGKAWVKLTFVQVQGEGDGYCVSGAKPVAYPTLVVGLPGAGAHQVALSDGLFAECDNKVTATAVTAVRPS, encoded by the coding sequence ATGCAGCACCGCACCACCGTCCGTGTCACCGCGTCCGCCGCGGCCGCCGTCGCCGCCGCGCTGTCGCTCACCGCCTGCCGGCCGGGCGACGGCGGCGGGGCGAGCGGCGCGCCGGCCAAGACCCCGACGACGGCCACCGCCCGGGCCACCGCGAGCCACCCGGCGACCCCGGCCGCCGAGACCTCACGGCCCGCCACGGGCGGCGGCTCCGCGCACACCGGCGCCCCCGCGACCTCCGCCCCCGCGTCCGCCGGATCCGGCGCCCCGGGCGGCACGGTGCCCGCCTGTGCGGCCACGGCCCTCGAGGCGTCGGCCTACCAGGCCGCCGACCGTCCGTCCGGCACCGGCGTCGGGTCGGCGGTGATCCAGTTCGCCAACACCTCGGGCAAGGCGTGCACCCTCGAGGGACACCCGACCGTGGCCGGTGCCGGGAACGGCTCCCCGCAGCACAACCGCCCGCTGACGGTGACGCCCACCGGGACCGCGGCGAGCGTGCGGGTGGCGCCGGGCGGCAAGGCGTGGGTGAAGCTGACCTTCGTCCAGGTGCAGGGCGAGGGCGACGGCTACTGCGTGTCCGGCGCGAAGCCCGTCGCCTACCCGACGCTGGTGGTCGGCCTGCCCGGGGCCGGGGCCCACCAGGTCGCCCTGTCGGACGGTCTGTTCGCGGAGTGCGACAACAAGGTCACCGCGACCGCGGTCACGGCGGTGAGGCCCTCCTGA
- a CDS encoding NAD(+)/NADH kinase produces MTVNRVGLVVHGGRAQAVAAGRTVREWCAEHEVGCTDIDVWQEGERHSSREEMDAAGDPDLVVTLGGDGTFLRGARLAAQSDALVLGVDLGRVGFLTEVPASAVRAALDAVREERIEVEHRMLLTMRASCRLEVPEHMESMVRYGRGPLLPAPRVRAECESGNDWGVALNVTALNDVVVEKVTRDRQVSVGVYLAGRLLASYSADALLVATPTGSTAYSFAAGGPVVSPRAEGLVFTPVAPHMVFNRSVVAAPDEPIAFRVLERSGQALVSIDGQVRGVLNPGDWIGVYAAPRRLRAVRLGPMDFYGRLRERMNLTDAPAALADGDAAPLWPVTSPPPGDLAHLALPAAPGDTTRRP; encoded by the coding sequence ATGACGGTGAACCGAGTCGGCCTGGTCGTGCACGGCGGACGGGCACAGGCCGTGGCCGCCGGGCGCACCGTGCGCGAGTGGTGCGCCGAGCACGAGGTGGGCTGCACCGACATCGACGTGTGGCAGGAGGGCGAGCGGCACAGCTCCCGTGAGGAGATGGACGCCGCCGGCGACCCCGACCTCGTCGTCACCCTGGGCGGCGACGGCACCTTCCTGCGCGGTGCCCGGCTGGCGGCGCAGAGCGACGCCCTCGTCCTCGGGGTCGACCTCGGACGGGTCGGCTTCCTGACCGAGGTGCCCGCCTCGGCGGTGCGGGCCGCGCTGGACGCCGTACGGGAGGAGCGCATCGAGGTCGAGCACCGGATGCTGCTCACCATGCGGGCGTCGTGCCGGCTCGAGGTGCCCGAGCACATGGAGTCCATGGTGCGCTACGGGCGCGGACCGCTCCTGCCGGCGCCCCGGGTGCGGGCGGAGTGCGAGAGCGGGAACGACTGGGGTGTCGCCCTGAACGTGACCGCGCTCAACGACGTCGTCGTGGAGAAGGTGACCCGGGACCGGCAGGTCTCCGTCGGCGTCTACCTGGCCGGACGGCTGCTGGCGTCGTACTCCGCCGACGCGCTGCTGGTGGCAACGCCCACGGGCTCGACCGCGTACAGCTTCGCGGCCGGCGGCCCGGTCGTCTCGCCGCGCGCGGAGGGCCTGGTCTTCACACCGGTCGCCCCGCACATGGTGTTCAACCGGTCGGTGGTGGCCGCCCCCGACGAGCCCATCGCGTTCCGGGTGCTCGAGCGTTCGGGGCAGGCGCTGGTCAGCATCGACGGCCAGGTGCGCGGTGTGCTCAACCCCGGGGACTGGATCGGTGTGTACGCCGCGCCGCGCCGGCTCAGGGCGGTCCGGCTGGGCCCCATGGACTTCTACGGCCGGCTGCGCGAGCGCATGAACCTCACCGACGCCCCGGCCGCCCTCGCCGACGGGGACGCCGCTCCGCTGTGGCCGGTGACCTCTCCCCCGCCCGGCGACCTCGCGCACCTCGCGCTGCCGGCCGCTCCCGGCGACACCACGCGTCGGCCCTGA
- a CDS encoding CAP domain-containing protein, producing the protein MAKHRKKQHYRRMVIAAVVVGAVGVPTAAMACGEWPGGGETPAVGAGNPATPEAGAYTGSLATIGQMLESPAQTPTAAPTPTQARPDGVHHPAEHRRHHRTHHRKHVRPGGPFSAPPKAPTASTTAQRTSAPAPKATPSPSTPKASAPASTTPAATGVAARIVTLVNAERAKVGCSALTLNPTLTKVAQAHSQDMAAHQNMSHTGSDGSSPGDRITAGGYDWSSYGENVAYGYGTPEEVMAGWMSSPGHRANILNCAFKEIGVGLAQPNSYWTQDFGTAR; encoded by the coding sequence ATGGCGAAGCATCGCAAGAAGCAGCACTACCGGCGGATGGTCATAGCCGCTGTCGTCGTGGGCGCCGTGGGCGTCCCCACGGCGGCCATGGCGTGCGGCGAGTGGCCGGGCGGGGGCGAGACCCCTGCCGTCGGCGCCGGGAACCCGGCGACCCCCGAGGCCGGCGCCTACACCGGGAGCCTCGCGACCATCGGCCAGATGCTCGAGTCCCCGGCCCAGACCCCGACGGCCGCCCCGACCCCGACCCAGGCCCGGCCCGACGGTGTCCACCACCCGGCCGAGCACCGCAGGCACCACCGGACGCACCACAGGAAGCACGTGCGGCCCGGCGGGCCCTTCTCGGCGCCGCCGAAGGCGCCGACCGCGTCGACCACCGCGCAGCGGACCAGTGCGCCGGCGCCGAAGGCCACGCCGTCCCCGAGCACCCCGAAGGCGTCCGCCCCCGCGTCCACGACTCCCGCCGCGACCGGGGTCGCCGCCCGCATCGTGACGCTCGTCAACGCCGAGCGTGCCAAGGTCGGTTGCTCGGCCCTCACGCTCAACCCGACCCTGACCAAGGTGGCGCAGGCACACAGCCAGGACATGGCGGCGCACCAGAACATGTCGCACACGGGGTCCGACGGATCCTCGCCGGGCGACCGGATCACCGCGGGCGGCTACGACTGGAGCAGCTACGGCGAGAACGTCGCCTACGGCTACGGCACGCCCGAGGAGGTCATGGCGGGCTGGATGTCCAGCCCCGGCCACCGGGCCAACATCCTGAACTGCGCGTTCAAGGAGATCGGCGTCGGTCTGGCGCAGCCGAACAGCTACTGGACCCAGGACTTCGGAACCGCCCGCTAG
- a CDS encoding LCP family protein: protein MNDPWDGPAGQATRSREARVPRQRTAGPDGKLPDGERPAGGRAAARAGRPRRRARTVGRGRRVLKIFAISLSLVVMVTAGVGWWFYQHLNGNIRSVSLDGKGGTEKADAFGRTPINLLVMGSDGRTSKADCRLGGGCSTTGVQSGSNADVQMVVHISADRSNATVMSIPRDTMTRVPACKDSADGRSTAGYYGQINSALQYGPACQVATVHRLTGIPIDHFVKLDFSGVVKMSDAVGGVSVCVDRNVYDTYSHLKLSKGTHTLKGVSALEFVRSRHGFGDGSDLGRTVSQHIFLSAMIRKFKSAGTLTDPGAVYGLADAATKALTVDDGLGSVKKLIALAADLNKVPTQRMTFTTMQTAPDPSNSDRVVVGSGARTLFSTIAHDQSLTTGSGRKSAAAAATAKATPTASPVPASRIAVTVENGTAVNGRALAVATALTDQGFSPATTTANAASPTATTTLTYGTGAKAEATTVAKALGLPAGRLKQGSGSGLTLVIGSDWPSGTGYPAGASSPAPADTAAAVSNAHAQTADQARTCAKVSPYRTVSYRGVPMTPEQAYAAARGKPDSDG, encoded by the coding sequence ATGAACGACCCGTGGGACGGTCCGGCCGGCCAGGCCACGCGCAGCCGTGAGGCACGCGTGCCCAGGCAGCGCACGGCAGGGCCCGACGGAAAGCTGCCCGACGGAGAGCGGCCCGCGGGCGGCCGGGCAGCGGCCCGCGCGGGCCGGCCGAGGCGCCGGGCCAGGACGGTCGGTCGCGGCAGGCGGGTGCTGAAGATTTTCGCGATCTCCCTGTCCCTGGTGGTCATGGTCACCGCGGGCGTCGGCTGGTGGTTCTACCAGCATCTGAACGGCAACATCCGGAGCGTCTCGCTCGACGGCAAGGGCGGCACCGAGAAGGCCGACGCCTTCGGCCGGACCCCGATCAACCTCCTGGTCATGGGATCGGACGGGCGCACCAGCAAGGCGGACTGCAGGCTCGGCGGTGGCTGCTCCACCACCGGCGTGCAGTCCGGCAGCAACGCGGACGTGCAGATGGTCGTGCACATATCGGCCGACCGGTCCAACGCGACCGTGATGAGCATCCCCCGCGACACCATGACCCGCGTACCCGCCTGCAAGGACAGCGCCGACGGCCGCTCCACCGCGGGTTACTACGGCCAGATCAACAGCGCCCTGCAGTACGGGCCCGCCTGCCAGGTGGCCACCGTCCACCGGCTCACCGGCATCCCCATCGACCACTTCGTCAAGCTCGACTTCTCCGGCGTGGTCAAGATGTCCGACGCCGTCGGCGGCGTCTCCGTCTGCGTCGACCGCAACGTCTACGACACCTACTCGCACCTGAAGCTGTCCAAGGGCACCCACACCCTGAAGGGGGTCTCGGCCCTGGAGTTCGTCCGCTCCCGGCACGGCTTCGGCGACGGCAGCGACCTCGGCCGCACCGTCTCCCAGCACATCTTCCTCAGCGCGATGATCCGCAAGTTCAAGAGCGCGGGCACGCTCACCGACCCCGGCGCCGTCTACGGCCTCGCCGACGCCGCGACCAAGGCGCTGACCGTCGACGACGGCCTCGGCAGCGTGAAGAAGCTGATCGCGCTCGCGGCCGACCTGAACAAGGTGCCCACGCAGCGGATGACCTTCACCACGATGCAGACGGCCCCGGACCCGAGCAACAGCGACCGCGTGGTGGTCGGCTCCGGAGCCCGGACCCTGTTCTCCACCATCGCCCACGACCAGTCGCTGACGACCGGCTCGGGCAGGAAGTCCGCGGCGGCCGCGGCGACGGCCAAGGCCACGCCCACCGCCTCGCCGGTGCCCGCGTCGCGCATCGCCGTGACGGTGGAGAACGGCACCGCCGTCAACGGCCGCGCCCTCGCCGTCGCCACCGCGCTCACCGACCAGGGCTTCAGCCCCGCCACGACCACCGCCAACGCCGCGAGCCCCACGGCCACCACCACGCTGACCTACGGCACCGGCGCGAAGGCCGAGGCCACGACCGTCGCCAAGGCGCTGGGCCTGCCCGCCGGGCGGCTGAAGCAGGGCTCCGGCAGCGGCCTCACCCTCGTCATCGGCAGCGACTGGCCGAGCGGCACCGGGTATCCCGCCGGGGCGTCCTCACCCGCGCCCGCCGACACTGCCGCCGCGGTGTCCAACGCCCACGCCCAGACCGCCGACCAGGCCAGAACCTGCGCCAAGGTCAGCCCGTACCGGACGGTCAGCTACCGCGGGGTTCCCATGACCCCGGAGCAGGCGTACGCGGCGGCACGCGGCAAGCCCGACTCCGACGGCTGA
- a CDS encoding SRPBCC family protein — translation MAEYERSRTMPGQPEHVFDQASNVNQLDAWLPDALHVRADDPPAVTVHEDDAGRDTAATMRAENEQMRIEWGTRDRGGYAGWLQVAGIGSGASEVTVHLSFFDESHDPGEGKVCDALDDSLRRLEEQVRMRVDNTAG, via the coding sequence ATGGCTGAGTACGAACGTTCCCGCACGATGCCCGGACAGCCCGAACACGTCTTCGACCAGGCGTCCAACGTCAACCAGCTCGACGCGTGGCTGCCGGACGCGCTGCACGTCCGGGCCGACGACCCGCCGGCCGTCACGGTCCACGAGGACGACGCGGGCCGGGACACGGCGGCGACGATGCGCGCCGAGAACGAGCAGATGCGCATCGAGTGGGGCACCCGGGACCGGGGCGGCTACGCCGGCTGGCTCCAGGTCGCGGGGATCGGCAGCGGCGCCAGCGAGGTGACCGTGCACCTGTCTTTCTTCGACGAGAGCCACGACCCGGGCGAGGGGAAGGTGTGCGACGCCCTCGACGACAGCCTGCGGCGCCTGGAGGAGCAGGTGCGGATGCGCGTCGACAACACGGCGGGCTGA
- a CDS encoding oxygenase MpaB family protein, protein MPDLRAQLGALLFRRVAGPDGPAVRARIHGTPGTRWFGPERPIRVVHGDAAMFVGGVSALLLQSLHPLAMAAVAAHSGYRGDPWGRLQRTSTFLAVTTYGTAADAQDAVDHVRGIHEKVRGATPDGRPYHAADPHLLGWVHTAETACFLAAHERYGAHPLDPDGYDGYVADTARVAEALGVPDPPRDRRALAERLAAYRGELEATPEARSAARFLLLEPPLPLPVRPLYGALAASAVTLLPSWARNLLRLPRVPLVEDLTVRPAGHLLVGTIRWAMRPPAHTE, encoded by the coding sequence CTGCCCGACCTCCGCGCCCAGCTGGGGGCGCTGCTCTTCCGCCGGGTCGCGGGCCCCGACGGCCCGGCCGTCCGCGCGCGCATCCACGGCACCCCCGGCACCCGGTGGTTCGGGCCCGAGCGCCCCATCCGGGTCGTCCACGGCGACGCCGCCATGTTCGTCGGCGGCGTGAGCGCCCTGCTGCTCCAGTCCCTGCACCCGCTCGCGATGGCCGCGGTGGCCGCGCACTCCGGATACCGCGGCGACCCCTGGGGACGGCTGCAGCGCACCAGCACCTTCCTGGCCGTGACGACCTACGGCACGGCGGCCGACGCACAGGACGCCGTCGACCACGTCCGCGGCATCCACGAGAAGGTGCGCGGCGCCACACCGGACGGGCGGCCGTACCACGCGGCCGACCCCCATCTGCTCGGCTGGGTGCACACGGCCGAGACCGCCTGCTTCCTCGCCGCCCACGAGCGCTACGGCGCCCACCCGCTGGACCCGGACGGCTACGACGGCTACGTCGCCGACACCGCGCGCGTCGCCGAGGCCCTCGGCGTGCCCGACCCGCCGCGCGACCGCCGGGCCCTCGCCGAGCGTCTGGCCGCCTACCGGGGCGAACTCGAGGCCACGCCCGAGGCCCGGTCCGCGGCCCGCTTCCTGCTCCTCGAACCGCCGCTGCCGCTCCCGGTGCGTCCGCTGTACGGCGCGCTGGCCGCGAGCGCCGTGACGCTCCTGCCGTCCTGGGCCCGGAACCTGCTGCGACTGCCCCGCGTGCCGCTCGTCGAGGACCTCACCGTGCGGCCGGCGGGCCACCTGCTCGTGGGCACCATCCGCTGGGCGATGAGACCACCGGCGCACACGGAGTGA
- a CDS encoding MSMEG_6728 family protein, which translates to MQTFLPDPDFRRSALLLDRRRLGKQRVEALQVLRGLTVPGYGWRRHPAVRMWTGYEEALVRYGLEICRVWREQGHQDSCAASLVADFAAAHPGPGAHVRDQPALADAGELPPWLGDEAFHLSHRSALVRKDHDTYADAFPATPDDLPYVWPRSDRERDDVPAPR; encoded by the coding sequence ATGCAGACGTTCCTGCCGGACCCCGACTTCCGCCGCTCCGCCCTGCTCCTGGACCGCCGGCGCCTGGGCAAGCAGCGCGTCGAGGCGCTCCAGGTCCTGCGCGGTCTGACCGTGCCCGGCTACGGCTGGCGCCGGCACCCCGCCGTGCGCATGTGGACCGGGTACGAGGAGGCGCTCGTCCGCTACGGCCTGGAGATCTGCCGGGTCTGGCGGGAGCAGGGGCACCAGGACAGCTGCGCCGCCTCGCTCGTCGCGGACTTCGCCGCCGCCCACCCGGGCCCGGGCGCCCACGTACGCGACCAGCCGGCCCTGGCGGACGCCGGGGAGCTCCCGCCCTGGCTCGGCGACGAGGCCTTCCACCTCAGCCATCGCTCCGCCCTCGTCCGCAAGGACCACGACACCTACGCCGACGCCTTCCCGGCCACCCCCGACGACCTGCCCTACGTGTGGCCGCGGTCCGACCGGGAACGGGACGACGTGCCCGCCCCCCGGTGA